A window of the Anoplopoma fimbria isolate UVic2021 breed Golden Eagle Sablefish chromosome 17, Afim_UVic_2022, whole genome shotgun sequence genome harbors these coding sequences:
- the LOC129105185 gene encoding CD276 antigen homolog, with protein sequence MNVVPLVCLFLLTRSGTTSAAGHGVIIVEEDSDVILPCSLDSKENIVAALFDWKKVAQRDQGQKDVFFYDAGDHYNNGREGQSPEFRGRVSHFPDQLNQGNASIIIRNMKVEDTGSYTCDFPRLRPPQTFSVELVVGAAPKPFITSLHETKDWSLLQCEAHGNPRPEVEWQDSSGNKLPADEPEFSVRGSISYVKLNITVKKTDRYRCVATQENISHQIHTDTFEHMNGAALKPYVTILDQTKDGMLLQCEVHGASPELRVEWQDSSGNKLRAHKSQIPETGSSYDIILQTTVTKSDRYRCVTTDKTNERSESETYVSVNGFLPKEEEEEVEEVEQLCERMKEGHLSCVNVVRSSDLILLLVVLKAH encoded by the exons ATGAACGTGGTTCCTCTcgtgtgtctctttctcctgACTCGGTCCGGGACAACGTCTGCTGCTGGACACG GAGTCATCATAGTGGAAGAAGACAGTGATGTTATCTTACCTTGTTCCCTCGACTCCAAGGAGAACATCGTAGCAGCTCTCTTTGACTGGAAGAAAGTAGCTCAGAGAGATCAAGGTCAGAAGGACGTTTTCTTTTATGATGCAGGTGATCATTACAACAACGGCCGTGAAGGTCAGAGTCCAGAGTTCAGAGGACGAGTCTCACATTTTCCAGATCAACTGAATCAGGGCAACGCCTCCATAATCATCAGGAACATGAAGGTGGAGGACACTGGGAGCTACACCTGTGATTTTCCACGTCTTCGGCCACCTCAAACGTTCTCCGTTGAGCTTGTTGTTG GTGCAGCTCCAAAACCATTCATCACATCTCTTCATGAAACAAAGGACTGGTCCCTGCTGCAGTGTGAAGCTCATGGAAATCCTCGACCTGAAGTAGAATGGCAGGACAGTTCTGGAAACAAACTTCCTGCTGATGAACCAGAGTTCTCAGTGAGAGGAAGCATCTCCTACGTCAAACTCAACATCACTGTGAAGAAGACGGACCGCTATCGCTGTGTAGCCACACAGGAGAACATCAGTCATCAGATTCATACTGACACTTTTGAGCATATGAATG GTGCAGCTTTAAAGCCGTATGTCACTATACTTGATCAAACAAAGGATGGGATGTTGCTGCAGTGTGAAGTTCATGGTGCTTCTCCAGAACTTAGAGTAGAATGGCAGGACAGTTCTGGAAACAAACTTCGTGCTCATAAATCACAAATCccagaaacaggaagcagctaTGACATCATCCTCCAGACTACTGTCACCAAGTCCGACCGCTATCGATGTGTCACCACTGATAAAACCAACGAACGCTCTGAGTCTGAGACCTACGTGTCTGTAAACG GGTTCCTCCccaaggaagaggaggaagaggtggaagagGTGGAGCAGCTG TGTgagaggatgaaggagggaCATTTAAGCTGTGTAAATGTAGTCCGTTCATCAGATCTGATCCTGCTGCTTGTAGTTCTTAAAGCTCACTGA
- the LOC129106437 gene encoding intermediate filament protein ON3-like — MSLSRTKRISSSNSVRSSSGSRRLSGFGPGQGAFGGVSLSSSSLYASTNGLHHPLASLSVNKSLLAPLNLEIDPSLSMSRAHEKEQIKSLNNRFATFIDKVRFLEQQNKMLETKLDLLQGQGPGRSNVEPLFEAYMAGLRRQMDLVNNDKTKLDGELRNMQGLVEDYKHKYEDEINKRNNLENDFVILKKDVDSAYLVKADLEDKVGALTDEINFLRNVYEEELRELQASIKDTSVVVQMDNSRSLNMETIVAEVKAQYEEIAARSREEAEAWYKSKFDQMAVQASQYGDELRVVKGEVAEVNRLISRLQSEIEAVKAQRGGLENQLAEAEERGELAVKEAKARTRDLEDALQRAKQDMARQLREYQDLMNLKLALDIEIATYRKLLEGEEDRLGQQSIFNIQTISNYSTKSTNGYHSNSSSPAPKLLIKTTETRDSSRYSSH; from the exons atgAGTCTGAGTCGTACCAAGCGGATCAGCTCCAGTAACTCGGTCCGGAGCAGCAGTGGGTCCAGGAGGCTGAGCGGCTTCGGTCCCGGTCAGGGGGCCTTCGGAGGCGTCTCCCtgagcagcagctctctgtACGCCAGCACCAACGGGCTTCACCACCCGCTGGCCTCCCTGTCCGTCAATAAGAGCCTGCTGGCCCCCCTCAACCTGGAGATCGACCCCAGCCTGTCCATGAGCCGAGCCCACGAGAAGGAGCAGATCAAGAGCCTCAACAACCGCTTTGCCACCTTCATAGACAAG GTCCGATtcctggagcagcagaacaagaTGCTGGAGACCAAGCTGGACCTGCTGCAGGGTCAGGGCCCGGGCCGGTCCAACGTGGAGCCCCTGTTCGAGGCCTACATGGCGGGTCTGCGGCGCCAGATGGACCTGGTCAACAACGACAAGACGAAGCTGGACGGGGAGCTGAGGAACATGCAGGGTCTGGTGGAGGACTACAAACACAA gTATGAGGACGAGATCAACAAGAGGAACAACCTGGAGAACGACTTTGTGATCCTGAAGAag GACGTGGACTCGGCCTACCTGGTGAAGGCCGACCTGGAGGACAAAGTCGGAGCTCTGACTGATGAAATCAACTTCCTGCGTAACGTCTACGAGGAG GAGCTGCGTGAGCTGCAGGCCAGCATCAAGGACACGTCGGTGGTTGTGCAGATGGACAACAGTCGCAGCCTGAACATGGAGACGATCGTCGCCGAGGTCAAAGCTCAGTACGAGGAGATAGCAGCCCGGAGCCGAGAGGAGGCCGAAGCCTGGTACAAGAGCAAA TTTGACCAGATGGCGGTTCAGGCGAGTCAGTACGGAGACGAGCTCCGCGTGGTGAAGGGAGAGGTCGCCGAGGTCAACCGCCTCATCAGCCGCCTGCAGAGCGAGATAGAGGCTGTGAAAGCACAG CGTGGCGGTCTGGAGAACCAGCTGGCTGAGGCCGAGGAGCGTGGAGAGCTGGCTGTGAAAGAGGCCAAAGCCCGGACCAGAGACCTGGAGGACGCTCTGCAGAGGGCCAAACAAGACATGGCCAGACAGCTCCGAGAGTACCAG gACCTGATGAACCTGAAACTGGCTCTGGACATCGAGATCGCCACCTACAGGAAGCtgctggagggagaggaggacag ACTCGGACAGCAGTCCATCTTCAACATCCAGACCATCTCCAACTACA GTACTAAAAGTACCAATGGTTaccacagcaacagcagctcTCCTGCTCCAAAGCTGCTGATAAAGACGACTGAGACCAGAGACAGCTCCAGATACAGCTCTCACTGA